ATCATCCCCTGGCAACAGCTTGCGAAACGCACGGGAGCAGTCCTGAAGTATATCCCTCTTCAGCCTGACGGCACGATCAGTCTTGAAGACGCGGAGGCGACGATTACGGAGCGCACGAAGATCGTCGCTGTCATGCATGTCTCCAACGTCCTCGGGACAATCAATCCGATTAAAGACATCGCGGCCATCGCACACAAGCATGACGCTGTGATGCTTGTCGATGGTGCCCAGTCTGCCCCGCATATGGTCATTGACGTGCAGGATCTCAATGCGGATTTTTATGCGTTCTCTGCCCACAAGCTTTGCGGTCCGACAGGTGTCGGTGCCCTTTACGGCAAACGCAAGCTGCTCCGGAAGATGGAGCCCGTGGAGTTTGGCGGTGAGATGATAGATTTTGTGGATCTCCAGGATTCCACGTGGAAAGAGCTTCCGTGGAAATTTGAAGGGGGTACACCGATCATCGCCGGTGCCATCGGTTTTGGTGCAGCGATTGATTTTCTTAATGAGATCGGCTTGGAAGAGATTGAAGCCCATGAAAAAAAGCTCGTCACGTATGCGAAAGAACGTCTTGATCAGATGGACGGTGTCACGGTCTACGGTCCAAAAGAGCGGGCCGGCGTGCTGACGTTCAACTGTGATGACGTGCATCCGCACGATGTGGCCACGGTTCTTGACGCGGAAGGCGTTGCCGTCCGTGCCGGTCATCACTGTGCCCAGCCTTTGATGAAATGGCTTGATGTAACGGCGACTGCAAGAGCGAGCTTTTATCTGTATAATACGGAGAAGGAAGTCGACGCATTTGCAGACGCGTTAATAAAAGCAAAGGAGTATTTCGGAGATGTCTTTAGATAATCAGCTCGATACACTCTACCGGCAGGTGATCATGGATCATTACAAGAACCCGAGAAACCGCGGGGATATTGACGGGGATGTATTGAAAGTCAATATGAATAACCCGACATGCGGGGATCGGATCCAGCTGCAGATGCAGGTGGAAGATGACCATATCACCGAAGCGAAGTTTATTGGAGAAGGCTGTTCAATCAGTCTGTCATCCGCGTCCATGATGACGCAGGCCATTAAAGGTCTCCATGTGGACAAGGCCATCCGCTTGTCTCAGATCTTCTCGGATATGATGCTAGGGAAAGATTTTGACGAGGAAGAGTTTGACCTTGGTGACATCGAAGCCCTGCAGGGCGTTGCCAAATTCCCTGCCCGCATCAAATGTGCGACCCTTGCCTGGAAGGCAATGGAGCAGGGGATCCAGGGACCGGATGATGACGATGACGACGATGATGAGTAAATGACTTTATTTTCACTGTCTATATAGTGTAAAATAGAAAGCAGATGGAATCGCTCCATCTCTTATCCGTTTTGAAGTCGCTGTCGTGATCTGACATGTAACTATAGCAAGGGGAGCGGAGGATGCTCCCGATATTAATAAGGAGGGGTTCACAATGGCGAAAAAAATGCCGGAGATTAGTGAATATCAATACGGCTTTTCTGATAAAGACGTATCGATTTTCCGCTCGAAAAAAGGATTGACCAGTGATATCGTTCGAGAGATTTCACAGATGAAAGATGAGCCGCAGTGGATGCTCGATTTCCGCTTAAAATCACTTGAAACGTTTTATAAAAAACCGATGCCGCAATGGGGCGGAAATCTTAACGAACTCGATTTTGATGAGATCTTCTATTACGTGAAGCCTTCTGAGAAATCAGAGCGCTCATGGGATGAAGTCCCTGAAGAAATCAAGAACACGTTTGACAAGCTCGGGATTCCGGAAGCGGAACAGAAATACCTCGCAGGTGTCTCTGCCCAGTACGAATCTGAAGTGGTGTATCACAACATGCAACAGGATCTTGAAGATCTCGGTGTTATCTTCAAAGATACCGATACAGCGCTGAAAGAAGATGAAGAGATCTTCCGCAAGTATTTCGGTACGGTGATTCCGCCGACGGACAACAAGTTCGCAGCATTGAACTCTGCGGTCTGGTCCGGTGGCTCATTCATCTATGTGCCGAAAGGCGTCAAGACGGAAACGCCGCTTCAGGCGTATTTCCGTATTAACTCAGAGAACATGGGTCAGTTCGAGCGTACGCTCATTATTGCGGACGAAGACAGCTCTGTTCACTACGTGGAAGGTTGTACGGCTCCGGTTTACACGACGAACTCCCTGCACAGTGCGGTGGTTGAAATCATCGTTGAGAAGAATGCCTACTGCCGCTATACTACGATTCAGAACTGGGCACCAAACGTCTTCAACCTTGTTACAAAGCGTGCCGTAGCGCAGGAAAATGCGGTTATGGAATGGGTTGACGGTAACATCGGTTCCAAGCTGACGATGAAGTATCCGGCCGTTGTCATGAAAGGCCGCGGTGCACGAGGAAACGTCCTTTCCATCGCGATCGCAGGAAAAGGCCAGCATCAGGATGCGGGTGCCAAGATGCATCACCTCGCACCGGATTGCTCGTCTTCCATCGTATCCAAATCCATCTCGAAGCAGGGTGGCAAGGTTACGTATCGCGGTATTGTGCACTTTGGACGCAAAGCGGAACGCTCCATGTCCAACATTGAGTGTGACACGCTGATTATGGATAATGAATCCACATCAGATACGATTCCGTATAATGAGATTCTCAACAACGACATTACCCTTCAGCACGAAGCGACGGTTTCGAAGGTATCCGAAGAGCAGCTCTTCTACCTGATGAGCCGCGGTATTTCCGAACAGGAAGCAACGGAAATGATCGTCATGGGCTTCATTGAGCCGTTCACAAAAGAACTGCCAATGGAATATGCCGTTGAAATGAACAGATTGATTTCATTCGAAATGGAAGGATCCATCGGTTAATCCGTCTGGTATCCTGATTCAGTGAGGGAATTGAACCGGCCACGAGCCGGCTTCAATTCCCTTCGTTTATGTAACGGAGGTGATGAAGATGAGAGGACAGATCTATATCGGATGCACGGGCTGGGGGGATCATGACAGCCTGTACGAAGGGGGAACCCCTCCTTCTCAGAAGCTGTCTGTCTATGCATCGCACTTTCCTTCTGTGGAGCTCGATGCAAGTTTCTATGCGGTCCCTTCAGAACAGCAGATTGCCAAATGGATCCGGGAAACACCGGAGACATTCCGGTTCGTTGTCAAAGCCTATCAGGGGATGACGGGGCATATGCGGGGAGAGAACCCGTTTCCTTCAAAAATAGCGATGTACGACGCTTTCGATCAGGCGCTCAAACCGATGCAGGATCAGGGCAAACTCGCCATGGTGCTCTTTCAGTTCCCGCCCTGGTTTGATGTGAAAAAAGAGCATGTCAGCCTAATCAAGGGGATCCGTGAACGCTATCACCATTATGATCTGGCCCTTGAATTTCGGCACCGGTCCTGGTTTGAGCCACCGTACAGGGACAAAACGCTTGCGCTGATGAAAGAAGGGGGCTGGATTCACAGCATCTGCGATGAGCCGCAGGCAGGAGAGAAGTCCATACCCTTTGTCCCGGTTGCAACAACCGGGCACCGGACGCTGATCAGATTGCACGGCAGGAATGTTGCCGGGTGGAATTACCCGGCAAAAGGTGATGAATGGCGGGATGTCCGCTATCTGTACGATTATTCAGAGGAAGAACTGAAGACGCTGGCGAAGGATGTGAAAGCGATCCATGCTCAGTCCTCAGAGGTCTATGTGATCTTTAACAACAACTCCGGCGGCCACGCTGCAGCCAATGCTAAACGGCTCAAAGAGATCCTCGGAATAACCTATGACGGCCTGAACCCCGCACAGCTAAAGCTTTTCTGATCACCCTGACCCCATCCTTCATACGACATGTCCACCTTCCATTTCAGCTTTTGTGCATCTTTCTGTTGAAGCATGAAATGCCGAGGCGTATCATAGTGAGCAGAGGGGTATAAATCAAAGTACAGGGGCGGGGGACACGTATGGAATGGCTAGTTCTGTTGCTATTGGGGTTTGCAGCGGCAACGCTTGGGAGTCTGATCGGACTTGGCGGGGGAATCATCGTCGTACCGGGCTTACTCATTTTGCAGGATGTCACAGGTATCATCTCGGGGATTACACCGCAGGTCGCAGTAGGGACGTCACTCTTGATCATGATCTTTACAGGCTTGTCATCAACGCTCAGCTATGTGAAGCAGAAGAGCATTGACTTAAAGAGCGGTCTTGTCTTTTTTATAGGCAGCGGTCCGGGTGCAATCTTTGGCGTCTGGCTCAATCAGGGGCTCGTGATGAATCAGTTTCTCGTGATCTTCGGTACCTTTATGATCGTGATTTCCATCGTGCTGTGGCTGAAGAAACACGTCAGGCCGCTTTCGGTCCCTGTTGGGCGGAATCTGTACTGGACGGATCACCAGGGCGTGGAATGGACATACGGATACCAGCCTGTGATCGGGATTATGCTCGGGTTCATTGTCGGAAGCATATCGGGTCTTTTTGGCATCGGTGGCGGATCGCTCATGGTACCGGCCATGATTCTGCTTTTTGCGTTTCCGCCTCATCTCGCGGTGGCGACGTCGATGTTTATGATCATGCTCTCGGCAATAGTCGGCTCCGTGTCTCATATCCTTGTCGGGAATGTGCACTGGCTGTATGCCCTGGCACTGATTCCGGGCGCATGGTTCGGTGGGAAGTCGGGAGCCCTCTTAAACAGACGGCTTTCAAGTGACAGGCTCGTATTGCTGTTGCGAATCTTTTTGATTATTCTTGCCTTCCGTTTACTCTGGCAAGGGATGACGGGCTGATTGGAGGAATGGTGATGACAAACGAAACGAAACTGACGATTTTACATACAAACGACCTTCACAGTGAGCTCAATGCCTGGCCGGCAGTGACGGCGCTGTTAAAGGAAAAGCGCCAGGCAGCGTTGGACGCCGGGCGTGACGTGCTGCTGTTTGATATTGGTGATCACAGTGACCGGGTGCATCCGGTCACCGATGCCCTTCGGGGAAAAGGCAATATCGAGCTGTTGAACAGCATGGACTATGACGCCGTGACGATAGGGAACAATGAGGGCATCACGTTTTCCAAAGAGGAGCTGAACGGGCTCTATACAGATGCCAATTTCCCGGTGCTTCTGACCAACCTCAGGGATAAGGATACGTCAGAGATGCCACCGTGGACAGCGCCATACAAAATCCTTACGTTAACCGATGGCACGACGATTGGTGTGACCGCAGCAACGGTGCCGTTCCGGCAATTTTATGAACCGCTCGGATGGAAGATTGATGATCCTCTTACAGCGCTCAGACCAGTGGTTGCCAGGCTCAGGCAAGACTGTGACTTTCTGATCTGCCTTTCTCATCTTGGGCTGAGAGAAGATTATGGACTCGTCGAAGCGATGCCTGAGTTTGATCTTGTTCTCGGTTCACATACCCATCATGTTCTTGAAGAGGGAGAGCATGTGAACGGGGTCTGGATCAATCAGTCAGGACGTTCTGGTGCTTATATCGGTGAAGTGACCATCGGAGGGACGAAGGAGTCCGGCCTGTCCGTCGAGAGCGTACAATCGATTCCCGTCGATGTGCAAAAGCGCGATTACGAAACGGAGAATCAGCTCAGCAGGTTGAACCGCCGTGCCGTGTGTCTGATGGAGGAACCGGTCACGATCCTGAAAGAAGAGATGTATGTGGACTGGTTTGATGAAAGCCCGCTTGTCAGAACCCTGACCGAAGGGCTCCGATCGTGGTGTCAGACGGATCTTGCCATGGTGAATGCGGGTTCGCTCCTTGACGGGCTGAAGCCGGGTCTCGTGACGAGAGGGCAGTTGCATGAGATCTGCCCTCATCCGATCAATCCGGTCATTGTCCATATGACAGGTAAACAAATAATAGAAACGATGCAAAAAGCCGAGACCCCCGAAATGATCCATTTTCGCCTGAGAGGGTTTGGTTTTCGTGGGAAAGTATTAGGCAAGATGATTTATGCCACAGGTTCAAGTTTTGCGAAAACGCAGGAGCGTATTGACCCGGAAACATTTATCATTGATAATAAAAGAATTGAAGAAAATCGAGTTTACAAAGTGGCGACACTGGACATGTTTACGCTTGGAAGGCTGTACCCAGGGATTCGTGATGCGGAACGAACGGATATCCTCATGCCGGAATTTTTGCGTGATATTCTGTTGTGGTGCCTGCAAAACCAGAGCGGCATGATGAAATCGTCCGGATAAGTCCGTTTTGCACATTCGTAACAGGAAAGGAGGCGCACCGGTACATGAAGCTGAAATCGATCAACGCAGTGAAAAAGAACGACGTCTTAGCCAAACCGATTTATAATGACGAAGGCCAGGTGCTTTTGAATGCCTCTGTTAAATTGAGTGAATCCATGATTTCACGCCTGCAGGACAAAGGCGT
This genomic window from [Bacillus] selenitireducens MLS10 contains:
- the sufU gene encoding Fe-S cluster assembly sulfur transfer protein SufU, giving the protein MSLDNQLDTLYRQVIMDHYKNPRNRGDIDGDVLKVNMNNPTCGDRIQLQMQVEDDHITEAKFIGEGCSISLSSASMMTQAIKGLHVDKAIRLSQIFSDMMLGKDFDEEEFDLGDIEALQGVAKFPARIKCATLAWKAMEQGIQGPDDDDDDDDE
- a CDS encoding cysteine desulfurase, with amino-acid sequence MNVHDVRKQFPILDQEVNGHPLVYLDSAATSQKPVQVIEAVNDYYRRYNSNVHRGVHTLGSLATDGYEGAREKVQKFINAKRVEEIIFTRGTTTAINTVARSYGDANVKEGDEIVITPMEHHSNIIPWQQLAKRTGAVLKYIPLQPDGTISLEDAEATITERTKIVAVMHVSNVLGTINPIKDIAAIAHKHDAVMLVDGAQSAPHMVIDVQDLNADFYAFSAHKLCGPTGVGALYGKRKLLRKMEPVEFGGEMIDFVDLQDSTWKELPWKFEGGTPIIAGAIGFGAAIDFLNEIGLEEIEAHEKKLVTYAKERLDQMDGVTVYGPKERAGVLTFNCDDVHPHDVATVLDAEGVAVRAGHHCAQPLMKWLDVTATARASFYLYNTEKEVDAFADALIKAKEYFGDVFR
- a CDS encoding bifunctional metallophosphatase/5'-nucleotidase; its protein translation is MTNETKLTILHTNDLHSELNAWPAVTALLKEKRQAALDAGRDVLLFDIGDHSDRVHPVTDALRGKGNIELLNSMDYDAVTIGNNEGITFSKEELNGLYTDANFPVLLTNLRDKDTSEMPPWTAPYKILTLTDGTTIGVTAATVPFRQFYEPLGWKIDDPLTALRPVVARLRQDCDFLICLSHLGLREDYGLVEAMPEFDLVLGSHTHHVLEEGEHVNGVWINQSGRSGAYIGEVTIGGTKESGLSVESVQSIPVDVQKRDYETENQLSRLNRRAVCLMEEPVTILKEEMYVDWFDESPLVRTLTEGLRSWCQTDLAMVNAGSLLDGLKPGLVTRGQLHEICPHPINPVIVHMTGKQIIETMQKAETPEMIHFRLRGFGFRGKVLGKMIYATGSSFAKTQERIDPETFIIDNKRIEENRVYKVATLDMFTLGRLYPGIRDAERTDILMPEFLRDILLWCLQNQSGMMKSSG
- a CDS encoding sulfite exporter TauE/SafE family protein, producing MEWLVLLLLGFAAATLGSLIGLGGGIIVVPGLLILQDVTGIISGITPQVAVGTSLLIMIFTGLSSTLSYVKQKSIDLKSGLVFFIGSGPGAIFGVWLNQGLVMNQFLVIFGTFMIVISIVLWLKKHVRPLSVPVGRNLYWTDHQGVEWTYGYQPVIGIMLGFIVGSISGLFGIGGGSLMVPAMILLFAFPPHLAVATSMFMIMLSAIVGSVSHILVGNVHWLYALALIPGAWFGGKSGALLNRRLSSDRLVLLLRIFLIILAFRLLWQGMTG
- the sufB gene encoding Fe-S cluster assembly protein SufB; its protein translation is MAKKMPEISEYQYGFSDKDVSIFRSKKGLTSDIVREISQMKDEPQWMLDFRLKSLETFYKKPMPQWGGNLNELDFDEIFYYVKPSEKSERSWDEVPEEIKNTFDKLGIPEAEQKYLAGVSAQYESEVVYHNMQQDLEDLGVIFKDTDTALKEDEEIFRKYFGTVIPPTDNKFAALNSAVWSGGSFIYVPKGVKTETPLQAYFRINSENMGQFERTLIIADEDSSVHYVEGCTAPVYTTNSLHSAVVEIIVEKNAYCRYTTIQNWAPNVFNLVTKRAVAQENAVMEWVDGNIGSKLTMKYPAVVMKGRGARGNVLSIAIAGKGQHQDAGAKMHHLAPDCSSSIVSKSISKQGGKVTYRGIVHFGRKAERSMSNIECDTLIMDNESTSDTIPYNEILNNDITLQHEATVSKVSEEQLFYLMSRGISEQEATEMIVMGFIEPFTKELPMEYAVEMNRLISFEMEGSIG
- a CDS encoding DUF72 domain-containing protein; the protein is MRGQIYIGCTGWGDHDSLYEGGTPPSQKLSVYASHFPSVELDASFYAVPSEQQIAKWIRETPETFRFVVKAYQGMTGHMRGENPFPSKIAMYDAFDQALKPMQDQGKLAMVLFQFPPWFDVKKEHVSLIKGIRERYHHYDLALEFRHRSWFEPPYRDKTLALMKEGGWIHSICDEPQAGEKSIPFVPVATTGHRTLIRLHGRNVAGWNYPAKGDEWRDVRYLYDYSEEELKTLAKDVKAIHAQSSEVYVIFNNNSGGHAAANAKRLKEILGITYDGLNPAQLKLF